The DNA window CTTCGATCACGATCTCGCCGGCAATCCGGTCGAGCCCGGACTGCAGGGCGGCCGTCATCTCGGCGGCCCCCCCGGGGCTCAGCATTGCATGCGACACCCGGCTCATCAGGTCTTCGCCGAAGCGTATCTGCGGGTTCATCCGGCCCGAGGAGGCGAGGACGGTACCGGTCGAGAGATCGGTCAGATGCGCGGCGATGGTGGTCGACCCGATATCGATCGCCAGCCCGTAGAGCGGCCCTTCGAAGAAGCCGGGCCAGATGTCGAGAATTTCGAGCCCGTCCGGAGCGCGATGCAGCGCGACGGTCACCTGCCAGTCGCCATGACGCAGTGTCGACTGAAGCCGGGCCAGAACCGACAACGGACAGCGTGCGGGGCCGATGTCCCATTGCGCGGCCAGGGCCGAATTCAGCCGTTCCAGATCACCACTGGGCGCTTGCAGGTCGGGCTTGGCCACCTCGACAAGGCACAGCCGCGTGGCCGGGTCCATCTCGATCGCGCGGAGCTCGGCCGCCTTGCGCACGACCTGGCGGTGGATCTGGCTTTCCGGAGGCACGTCGATCACGGCATCGGCGAGGATGCGCGCCTGACAGCCCAGGCGGCGGGTGGGGGGCAGGCCGCGTTTCTCGTCATAGCGCTGCTCGACGGCATTTTTCGGGGAGAGGGCCTGCTCGGTGACGGTTATCCCGTGCTTGGGGAAGGTGCCGGTCCCGAGCGCGATCTGGCATTTCGAGCAGATGCCGCGCCCGCCGCAGACGCTGTCGAGATCGACGCCGAGGCGTCGCGCGGCATCGATAACCGAGGTCCCGGAAGGTACCCGGCCACGCCGACCGGAGGGCGTGAAGACGACGAGGGGAGGATCATCACGGTTCATGCGGGCCTCGATTTTTCGTCGAAAAATCGTTGCCATTCTTCGATGAAGAATGGCTTAGCAGATGACACGCAGACCATGGGGATTGCAGATGACGATGAGCTGCCCGCCGCATTCGACCATGTGAAAGCCGCGCCTGCGGACTTCTGCCACGAAGCGTTCCATGCCGATCTCTCGTTCGACCCAGTGGCGCGACCGCCGGACCACGCCGCCCTTCGCCACCGCCTGGGCCGAGAAGACCAGAGCGATCCAGCTGTCGGGCGGTGTGGGGCGCGAGACGAATTCCATGCCCGCAATTCTGACGGTTTCATGGTTAAGAACATCTTACCGCAATCCGTTCGATCAGCCGCGTCGCCGTCGCCGGCCGCTGCCCGCCGCCGCAACCGCATGTGATGCCTCGGCGAAGCTCGCTCCGGCCGCGACACCGTCGAGCACCCGAGAGAAGCGGATCCACTCTCCTCCATTGGCGTCATGGTTCATCAGCAGGTTGGCGGCGCGGACCGCTTCCATCTCGACCGGACGGACCGGGTTCATGATCGCCGAGGTCATGCCGGCCCCGATCGCCATCGGCAGGAAGGCCGCGTTCACGCCATGGCGCTGGGGCAGTCCGAAGGAAATGTTCGACGCGCCGCAGGTGGTATTCACGCCCAGCTCCTCGCGCAGCCGCCGCACCAGCGCAAAGACCTGTCGCCCGGCGCTGGCCATCGCCCCTACCGGCATCACCAGCGGATCGACCACGATATCGCAGGACGGGATGCCGAAATCGGCCGCGCGCTCGACGATCTTCTTTGCCACGGCAAAGCGGATATCCGGATCTTCGGAAATCCCGGTATCGTCATTCGAGATCGCGACCACCGGCACATTGTATTTGCGAACCAAGGGCAGCACCCGCTGGAGCCGCTCTTCCTCGCCGGTCACCGAATTCAGCAGCGGCCGACCTTCAGCTGCGGCAAGCCCCGCTTCGAGCGCCGCGGGAACCGAAGAGTCGATACAGAGCGGCGCATCGACCAGACCCTGCACCAGATCGATCATCCGGCGCATCAGCGGCGGTTCGGTCTGGTTCGGATCGGGGTTCGAATTGTAGACGACGCCCGCATTCACATCGAGCACCATCGCCCCGCAGGCCACCTGCTCCAGGGCGTCCCTCTCGACGGTCGAGAAATCGCCGGCCTCCAGTTCGGCCGCCAGTTTCTTGCGGCCGGTCGGGTTGATGCGTTCGCCGATCACGCAGAAGGGCTCGTCGAAGCCGATGGTGACGGTGCGGGTCTTCGACTCGAGAACGGTACGGGTCATGGCGCTCCTCAGTTGTCCTGGGCGGGGGCGAGGCCATGTGCGGCCAGCCACCGGGTGTTGGTCGCGATCCCGCCGAGCGGGAAGAAATGCACCCCGGCAATCGGGAAATCGGCCCGGCGCCGGGCGGTCCCGGCCAGATCGTCGAGAAAGCCATCGGGCGTGAAGGGCAGCACCAGCTTGCTGACATCGCGCGCCCGGCGCTGCAGCACGGCGAGCGACGGGCCGACGCCGCAGGCGATGGCATATCTGACCAGGGTCTGCAGCTTGGCCGGGCCCGCCACGCCGATATGGATCGGCAGATCGATGCCCCGGTCCCGGACCCGGTCGGCCCAGGCAATCACCGGGTCTGCCTCGAAGGCGAACTGGGTGACGATGGCCATCTCGGCATCGGTCCGCGCGGCGAAGGCCTGTTTCCAGCCGAGGGCCGCCATCATGTTGCGCTCGGAGCCGTCGGGGTCGATGTCGCGGCTGCCCTCGGGATGACCGGCGACATGCAGTCGGACGAAGCCCGCGCGGTCGAAGAGCCCGGTCTCGAGCAACTGCATCGAGGAGTGGAAGTCCCCCTTCGGCGTCGGGATGCCGCCCGCCAGGATCAGCCCCTCGCGGACCCCGGCCTCGCCGGCATAGCGCGCGATCCAGTCGGCAAGCGTCGCGGTGTCGGGGATCGAGCGGGCCGCGAAATGCGGCATCGGCACGAAGCCTTCCTCGGTCAGTCGCCGGGCGGTCGCCACCATGTCCCCGATCGGGGTGCCATCGAGATGGGCGACATAGACCCGGGTTCCGGCAGGCAGCAGCGTGCGGAAATTGGCAATCTTCGCGGCCGTCTTCGGCATCACCTCGATCGAATAGCCCCGGACGAATTCCGCCAGCTGCGCCGTTCGACCTGCCGTCTGGCCTGCCGACCCTCTGCCCGCCCTGTCGCATTTTCTGAAATTCAGCAGTGCCATTGCGTCCTCCCGCAGACCGTTCACGCCCGTTGCCAGCCGCAATCGGCGATCAGTTTCCCAAGTCGTGCCGCGTCATATTCAGCCGCGATCCGCTCGGTCTCGGCCGTGGCCAGCATCTCCGGATCGCCCTCGCGCTCGACGGGCTTCGAGCGGTGCCATTCGGCGAGATAGGCCTCGCTGTCCTTCGCGCCCACCCGCATCGCGCAACGGTCGATGGCCTGCTCGAAGCGCTCTGGCAGCACCCGCTTGGCGGCGCGGCGGCCCCGTCCCACGATGACCTGCGCCGGTATGTCGCGCCAGTAGACGATGACGAGTTCAGGCATCCGATTCTCTTCCTCCCTTCCCAAGGTGTAATCCGACCCGGTTCCGGCGCGGAGGCGGATTTCGACAGGATGAATGCGCGTTGCGACCTCGGCTTCGGTCGGTATCGCGCAGGACCGATCCCGGCGCCGGCGCAGAGGAGGCGCCGGGCCGACATTCCTGCCTCTGGGCGTCCTTTGGGCGGCGTCCCCTGCCATCCGGGCCTGGCTGCTCCCCCGGGTGCTGCCGAAACAGATCCCGGCGGAGACAGGCCCTGGCCGAAGCAGGCCCGGCAGGACAGAAAACCCGACCGAAAGGCTTATGGCCGAAAACGAGCCGCATGGTGCAGGCAGCGGGAAGAAAGGGCGCTCAGGCCGGGCCGCCTGCCGTTACGTCAATGCGAGAGGGGAGCCTAAATTTTAGAATTTTCTTCATTTTTCATGATAATTAGGCTTTTTCCGACCGATAAGAAAATCGTTTCATGGTACAGAATTGCGAGTCGCCCGGGCGGAGTCCGTGACACGCTCGTTTCGCGAGCGCAATACAGGTCAGACACAGGTCCGGCACGGGGACCAGTTGGTATGAGGATATGGCGATGAAAGCGCATCTGGGACAGGTGATGACGATTGTGGCTGGGCTGACCGCTGCCATGGCACTCGGACAGGCCGGGGCGACGACGATGCCGCCGGGGACCTTGAAACTGGTTCCGTCGCCGGTCTTCGAGAGCCGCTCCTCTGCCGATGACGGGACCTCGACCGATGTGGCGATCTCGCTCGGTGTCAGTGTGTGCCGTCATGCCGCGGCCGGGGTGACCCCGGCCTGCGCGCTGATGTTTCCCGCTGCGATCGCCTCGGATCACGGCGCGCGCAACCTGCCGCGCCCCGAACTGCTTGCCGCGCTCGATGGCGATGACGGAGCTTCGACCCCGTTCTGGCCCGGCAATGGCGGGGGCCGCGCTGCCGGCGGCGGCGGCACCGGCGCGCTGCCCTGGGCGGCGCCCAGCACCGTCAGCGGCGGCAGCAACGGGCGTCAGGGGGGCGGCGATGATCCGGCCCGGCCGCCCGTAGACCCGGACGATCCTTTGCCGGTGCCGCTGATGCCGAGCGCGGCCTTCCTGCTTCTGGCCGTGGCCGGGTTCGGCTCTTTCGTGCGCCGCCGGTCCTGAGACCGCGCCGCCCTCCGGGAAGGGCGGGCAGGCGCGATCTGTGGCATTGCACGAAGGTCTTCGGGCCGCTACCCTGCTGGCAACTCGATTGGAGGGCGATCCTATGGCGCCCAGGCGTCCGAATGGTGCGGGCGCGTTTCCCAAGGCGGTAGAGACTCCCGCGCCAGTTCCGCCAGATCCTGCAGCGCTTTACGCCGCGCTGGATCTCGGAACGAACAGTTGTCGTATGCTGATTGCCCAGCCCAAGGGCAGTCAGTTTCATGTCGTGGACAGCTTTTCGAAATCGGTCCAGCTTGGAACCGGCCTCGAAGGCTCGGGACGACTCAGCCGGGCCTCGATGGCACGCACGATCCAGGCGCTCAGGGTCTGCAAGAGCAAGCTCGAGACGCATGCGGTCGAACGGATGCGGCTGATCGCGACCGAGGCCTGTCGCCGCGCCGAGAATGCACGCGAATTCATCAAGATCGTGCGCCGCGAGACCGGCTTGCGGCTCGAGATCATCCAACCCGAGGAAGAGGCCCGGCTGGCAGTCGTGTCCTGCGCGCCGCTGGTCTCGACCAAGACCGAGCAGCTGCTGGTCGTCGATATCGGGGGCGGCTCGACCGAGCTTGTCTGGATCGATCTCTCGATGGTGCCGCGGCCCGACCGGCCCCGGGCGATCATGCGGCTGCATGCGGGCTTTCACAGCGAGACCGGGCCGTTCCCGGCCGCGCGCGTGGTCGACTGGATCTCGGTGCCGCTGGGGGTCGCGACGCTGAAGGAGCAGTTCGACGATGTCGAGGACGATCACGCCCGTTTCGCGCTGATGAGCTGGTTCTTCGAGGAGAACCTGGCCGAGTTCTCGCCCTATTCGTCCCAGCAGGCCAAGGAGGGGTTCCAGATTATCGGCACCTCGGGCACGGTGACGACGGTGGCGGCGACGCATCTGGGGCTCCGGCGCTATGACCGGACCAAGGTCGACGGGCTTCGGATGACCTCGGGCCAGATCGACGAGGTGATCCGCAAGTATCTCGAGCTTGGCCCCGAGGGGCGGCGGGCCGATCCCCGTATCGGGCGCGACCGGCATGCGCTGATCATGTCGGGGGCGGCGATCCTGCAGGCCCTGATGCGGGTCTGGCCGACAGATCGGATGTCGGTCGCGGATCGCGGTCTGCGCGAGGGTCTGCTTTATGCGCAGATGAGCGCGGACGGGGTTCTGGAGGAGGGGCCCTTCTGATGCGCCCCCGCCGCTCTGCACTTGCCGCGGCGGCCCGACTGGGGCAGATGTCGCGTCTGGGTATTTTTGCCAAGAAGAAGAACGAAGGCCGGTATGACGGAGAAGAAGGGATCGAGCGGGCGCGGACAGCGCGACCTCAAGGTCAAGGTCAAGACCGCGCGCGGGCGGCGGCTCTCGTCGACGCGCTGGCTCGAACGTCAGCTAAATGACCCTTATGTCAAGCGGGCCCGGGCCGAGGGCTATCGCGGGCGTGCGGCGTTCAAGATCATCGAACTCGATGACAAGTACCGGTTTCTGGTGCCGGGCGCACGGGTCGTCGATCTGGGCTGCGCGCCGGGCGGCTGGTGCCAGGTGGCGGTCAAGCGCGTGAATGCGCTGGGCGAGAAGTCGGGCAAGGCCATCGGCACCGTGCTGGGGGTCGATCTGCAGGAGGTCGAGCCCATCGCCGGGGCCGAGCTGCATCAGCTGGATTTCCTGGCCGACGATGCCGACGAGCTGGTCAAGGGCTGGCTCGGGGGCCGGGCCGATGTGGTGATGAGCGACATGGCGGCGGCCTCTTCGGGGCACAAGCAGACCGACCATTTGCGGATCATCGCGCTCTGCGAGGCGGCGGCGGCGCTCGCGTTCGACGTATTGGATGAGGGCGGCACCTTCGTCGCCAAGGTTCTGGCGGGGGGCGCCGAGGGCGGGTTGCAGACCCTGCTGAAACAGCGCTTCGACAAGGTTGCCAATGTGAAGCCGCCCGCGAGCCGGTCGGACAGTTCCGAGAAATTCGTGGTCGCGACCGGGTTCCGGGGCTGATCCCCGGATCCCGGCATGGAGGTCACGGCAAGAGCACCGTTGCCCCGGTGGTGGCACGGGTCTCAAGCGCGCGATGAGCCTCGGCCGTCTCGGCCAGTGGCCAGGTTTGCCCGACCCGGGGCGTCAGCGCGCCCTCGGCCACTGCTGCGAAGAGGTCTGCCGCGCGGGCGCGGAGCTCGGCCGGATCGGCGATGAAATCGAACAGCACGGGCCGCGTGGCCGAGAGGCTGCCTTTGGCGAGATCCGACAGGCGGAAGCCGTCGGGCAGGCCCGAGGACTGGCCGAAGCTCACGAACATGCCGCGCGGTTTCAGGCAGGCGAGCGAGCCGCGCCAGGTGTCCTGACCGACGCTGTCATAGACCGCATCGACGCCAAGCCCGTCGGTCGCGGCCATCGCCGGGCCCACGAAATCGCCCGCGCGGTAGTCTATCACCTGAGCATAGCCATGGGCACGTGCGAGCGCGGTCTTTTCCGGCCCGCCCGCCGTGCCGATGGCGCGCACGCCCTTGGCCGCCATCCATTGTCCGAGCAGAAGCCCCACGCCTCCCGCCGCGGCATGGATCAGCACGGTCTGGCCTTCGCGGACCGGAAAGCTCGAGGTCATCAGGTAATGCGCGGTCAGCCCCTTCAGCATGATCGAGGCCGCGATCTCGTCGGGGATTGCATCGGGCAGGGGCACCAGCCGGTCGGCGGGCAGAACCCGCGCGGTCGCGCAGGCGCCGGTCGGCGTCGTATAGGCCACGCGCTGGCCGACCGAGAGCCCCTCGACGCCCGCGCCCAGCGCTTCGACGCGGCCCGCGGCCTCGCTGCCGGGGATCAGGATCTCGCCCGGCCAGGGATAGAGGCCAGAGCGGAAATAGGTGTCGATGAAATTCAGCCCGACCGCGCCGTGGCGCACCAGCACCTCACCGGGGCCGGGGGCGGGCGGGGTCCGGTCGACCCAGTCAAGCGCCGCGGGGCCGCCCGGCGCGCGGGCGATGATCGCCTTGTCCATGGCTCAGACCTCGAATTCGGGATCGACCGGCACCTGCAGCGCGGTGACCAGCGCATTGGTCTGCGCGGCCAGCCCGATGACGGCCAGAAAATCCTGATACTGAGCCTCGGTCATGCCCTTGGCCCGCGCCCCGGCGGTATGGGAATGGGCGCAATAGGAACAGCCATTGGCGACTGAGACCGCCATGTAGAGAAGCTCTTTGGTCAGCGGGTCGAGCGCGCTTTCTCTCGCCATAACCGCCTTGACCTGTGCCCAGGTGGTTTCCAGCACCGCGGGCTGACCCGCCAGCGCGCGCCAGACATTGTTCACGAAATTGGTCTTGCGGGTGGCGCGGATGTCGTCGAACACCGCCTTGACGCGCGGGTCGGCCTCGGCCTCCGCGTCGCTCCAGATCTTCGCCGTGGCCATCGGGGCTCCTTGGATTGGGGAAGGGGCCGCTCCGGGGCAGGGGATCCGAAGCGGCGGGACATGGGGTCAGACCAGCGCGAAGATCCGCGCGGGCCCGCCGGTGCCGCCCTTGTGCCTGGGCGCGCCGATCACCAGCGTCGCGCCCGCGGCGGGCATCCGGTCGAGATTGGCGAGGCATTCGATGCCGAACCTCCCCGAGGGCAGCCAGGCGTAATGCGCCGCGAAATCGGTCGAGTTGCCCGGATCGAGCGAGAGCGTATCCGAGCCTATCGAGGCCGCGGCGGTGTCCTCGATCAGCATCCGGGCGGCCTCTGCATGGAAGCCCGGATAGTGCTGAACGCCTTCCGGATCGGCATTGCGAAAGCCCGGGCCGCTGGCCTTTTCGCTCCAGCCCGAGAACATCGCGACGCAGGCATGTTCGGGGATTTCGCCATGCGCCGCGATCCAGGCGCGGATGTCGTCGGGGGTGAGGGTGGTGTCGGCATCCTCGACGGCGCGGGCGGCGATGTCGATCACGCAAAGCGGCGCCACGAGGTTCTCGACCGCGATTTCGTTCACGGCCGCGCCATCGGCCGAGAAATGGAGCGGCGCATCGATATGGGTGCCGGTATGTTCGTTCACGCGGTATTCGGCGAGGTTGAAGCCGTGTTCCGCGAAATTGAACTTCTGGTCCCAGAAGAACTGCTGTTCGCCGAAGAAGGTGGGGAAGTCGGCCGAAAGCTCATGGGGCATGTCGGTTACCTTCGCGTGGCCCTGTGCCAGCGCCCGGGGCGCTGAGGCGCTCAGTCCGGCCGCCGCCGCCAGACCGGCCCCCGCCGCCCCCGCGAAGAAGCCGCGCCGCGACAGCATGCGGTCCTTGAGTGCCGTCATCACGCAGGTGTCGCACATCCTGGACCTCTCCCTGTGGCCGTCCCGCCGCTCGACGCAGGCAAGCTTAGAGAGCCCCGCGCAATCCTGTCAAACCCGGAACACCGGCCCGTTTTCGACCTTGCGCATCTGCGCGCCGCGCCCTTCTGGCCGGACAGGACGGCCCGGCATCGGCGGCGCCGTTACCGGAACGCTGCCGGGAAAGGCAATATCCTCAAAACATGGGTATTGTTGCGGATTTACGTCGCGGGGCAGGCCGATCACCGCATTCGACCGATGAAACGCGCGGAACCAATCGTATTATCGTATGTTAACCTGCTAGTGTGCTCACGAGAAAGCGTGTGTCACGGGGAAACCCGAGTACGAGCGGGAAGGAGCGACTAACCTCGATGCCCATTGTTTTTATGCTTACTTCAATTATGGGAGGGGTTTTTTCTGCGACCGTCGTATCTCTGATAATGGAAACGGGCTGGGGGGCGATCCTTCTGTCCTACTGGCTTGGCGGAATGGTGTGGGGCGGGGCTGCGGTGTCCTGCATGGCGCTGCGCCCGGACAAGGACGATTCTGACGCTGAGGCCCCGGATTACGAGGTCGCGTCAGGCGAGGATGCCCGGCCGGGCGCCCGGGAACCGAGAGGGTGCACGGCCAGATCGCGCGCGTCCGACGACGTCGAGAAGTCCGATCGCTGCGACTTCTTCTTCTGAACGCGCGCGAGGCTTTATTCCCCTAACCAGGCCAGAATCCGGACAGCGCCGGGAGGGGACTAATCGCGCAGCGCGGCGACCGGCGGCTGGCGGTAGGCGATCCAGGCCGGCAGCGC is part of the Rhodovulum sp. MB263 genome and encodes:
- a CDS encoding N-(5'-phosphoribosyl)anthranilate isomerase translates to MEFVSRPTPPDSWIALVFSAQAVAKGGVVRRSRHWVEREIGMERFVAEVRRRGFHMVECGGQLIVICNPHGLRVIC
- a CDS encoding methyltetrahydrofolate cobalamin methyltransferase, which codes for MTRTVLESKTRTVTIGFDEPFCVIGERINPTGRKKLAAELEAGDFSTVERDALEQVACGAMVLDVNAGVVYNSNPDPNQTEPPLMRRMIDLVQGLVDAPLCIDSSVPAALEAGLAAAEGRPLLNSVTGEEERLQRVLPLVRKYNVPVVAISNDDTGISEDPDIRFAVAKKIVERAADFGIPSCDIVVDPLVMPVGAMASAGRQVFALVRRLREELGVNTTCGASNISFGLPQRHGVNAAFLPMAIGAGMTSAIMNPVRPVEMEAVRAANLLMNHDANGGEWIRFSRVLDGVAAGASFAEASHAVAAAGSGRRRRRG
- a CDS encoding 5,10-methylenetetrahydrofolate reductase, with product MALLNFRKCDRAGRGSAGQTAGRTAQLAEFVRGYSIEVMPKTAAKIANFRTLLPAGTRVYVAHLDGTPIGDMVATARRLTEEGFVPMPHFAARSIPDTATLADWIARYAGEAGVREGLILAGGIPTPKGDFHSSMQLLETGLFDRAGFVRLHVAGHPEGSRDIDPDGSERNMMAALGWKQAFAARTDAEMAIVTQFAFEADPVIAWADRVRDRGIDLPIHIGVAGPAKLQTLVRYAIACGVGPSLAVLQRRARDVSKLVLPFTPDGFLDDLAGTARRRADFPIAGVHFFPLGGIATNTRWLAAHGLAPAQDN
- a CDS encoding virulence factor is translated as MPELVIVYWRDIPAQVIVGRGRRAAKRVLPERFEQAIDRCAMRVGAKDSEAYLAEWHRSKPVEREGDPEMLATAETERIAAEYDAARLGKLIADCGWQRA
- a CDS encoding Ppx/GppA phosphatase family protein, which translates into the protein MAPRRPNGAGAFPKAVETPAPVPPDPAALYAALDLGTNSCRMLIAQPKGSQFHVVDSFSKSVQLGTGLEGSGRLSRASMARTIQALRVCKSKLETHAVERMRLIATEACRRAENAREFIKIVRRETGLRLEIIQPEEEARLAVVSCAPLVSTKTEQLLVVDIGGGSTELVWIDLSMVPRPDRPRAIMRLHAGFHSETGPFPAARVVDWISVPLGVATLKEQFDDVEDDHARFALMSWFFEENLAEFSPYSSQQAKEGFQIIGTSGTVTTVAATHLGLRRYDRTKVDGLRMTSGQIDEVIRKYLELGPEGRRADPRIGRDRHALIMSGAAILQALMRVWPTDRMSVADRGLREGLLYAQMSADGVLEEGPF
- a CDS encoding RlmE family RNA methyltransferase, with protein sequence MTEKKGSSGRGQRDLKVKVKTARGRRLSSTRWLERQLNDPYVKRARAEGYRGRAAFKIIELDDKYRFLVPGARVVDLGCAPGGWCQVAVKRVNALGEKSGKAIGTVLGVDLQEVEPIAGAELHQLDFLADDADELVKGWLGGRADVVMSDMAAASSGHKQTDHLRIIALCEAAAALAFDVLDEGGTFVAKVLAGGAEGGLQTLLKQRFDKVANVKPPASRSDSSEKFVVATGFRG
- a CDS encoding quinone oxidoreductase; translation: MDKAIIARAPGGPAALDWVDRTPPAPGPGEVLVRHGAVGLNFIDTYFRSGLYPWPGEILIPGSEAAGRVEALGAGVEGLSVGQRVAYTTPTGACATARVLPADRLVPLPDAIPDEIAASIMLKGLTAHYLMTSSFPVREGQTVLIHAAAGGVGLLLGQWMAAKGVRAIGTAGGPEKTALARAHGYAQVIDYRAGDFVGPAMAATDGLGVDAVYDSVGQDTWRGSLACLKPRGMFVSFGQSSGLPDGFRLSDLAKGSLSATRPVLFDFIADPAELRARAADLFAAVAEGALTPRVGQTWPLAETAEAHRALETRATTGATVLLP
- a CDS encoding carboxymuconolactone decarboxylase family protein, which gives rise to MATAKIWSDAEAEADPRVKAVFDDIRATRKTNFVNNVWRALAGQPAVLETTWAQVKAVMARESALDPLTKELLYMAVSVANGCSYCAHSHTAGARAKGMTEAQYQDFLAVIGLAAQTNALVTALQVPVDPEFEV
- a CDS encoding cyclase family protein, which produces MCDTCVMTALKDRMLSRRGFFAGAAGAGLAAAAGLSASAPRALAQGHAKVTDMPHELSADFPTFFGEQQFFWDQKFNFAEHGFNLAEYRVNEHTGTHIDAPLHFSADGAAVNEIAVENLVAPLCVIDIAARAVEDADTTLTPDDIRAWIAAHGEIPEHACVAMFSGWSEKASGPGFRNADPEGVQHYPGFHAEAARMLIEDTAAASIGSDTLSLDPGNSTDFAAHYAWLPSGRFGIECLANLDRMPAAGATLVIGAPRHKGGTGGPARIFALV